The following nucleotide sequence is from Pandoraea thiooxydans.
CTCGGGCCATCCCAGCGCATCGAGGTCGCCCAGCAGCTCGTCGGCGTATTGCGTGATCCGCATGTAATACATCGGAATCTCACGCTTCTGGACCAGTGCGCCGGAGCGCCAGCCGCGCCCGTCGATCACCTGTTCGTTGGCCAGTACGGTTTGATCGACCGGGTCCCAGTTCACGGTGCCGGTCTTCAGGTAGACGATGCCTTTTTCCAGCAGCTTGAGAAACAGCCACTGGTTCCATTTGTAGTACTCGGGCTTGCAGGTCGCCACCTCGCGCGACCAGTCGATCGCCAGTCCCATCGCCTGCATCTGCTTCTTCATATAGGCGATGTTGTCGTAGGTCCAGCGAGCCGGCGGCACGCCATTGGCCATCGCCGCGTTCTCGGCCGGCATGCCGAAGGCATCCCATCCCATCGGCATCAGCACGTTGTAGCCGTTCATCCGCAAATAGCGATACATCACATCGTTGATGGTGTAATTGCGGACATGCCCCATATGCAATTTGCCGGACGGATAAGGCAGCATCGAGACGCAATAGAATTTCTTCTTGTCCTGGCGCTCGGTGGTCTTATAGGCGTCGATCGCCTGCCAATGCGCCTGGGCTGCGGACTCGACGTCGGCTGGAACGTATTTTTCTTGCATCATGGATCGGGTCGGATCTGGCAAATCGGATCGGAGTGAATCGCCGCCTCGCCACACTGTGCGGTGCGGCGAGCGAACGTCGATTTCCGGGGAAAGCGAAGATTATAACGCTGCGCACGGCGCTTGCCGCGCTGCAACGGAAGCAAAATCGTCAGCGCCGCGGCGCTGACTTGCGTCGGCCTCGCTCAGCGCAAGCCGAGGACGTCCTGCATGTCGAACAGACCCTGCGTCTTGCCTTGCAGGAAACGCGCGGCTCGGATGGAGCCTTGCGCGTAGGACAGTCGGCTCGATGATTTATGCGTGATTTCGATACGCTCGCCGATACCGGCGAACAGTACCGTGTGGTCGCCCACGATATCGCCGCCACGGATGGTCGAGAAGCCGATCGTCGACGGGTCGCGCTCTCCGGTGACGCCTTCGCGGCCGTAGATCGCGCACGCCTGCAGATCGCGGCCAAGCGCCTCGGCGACGACTTCGCCCATGCGCAGTGCGGTGCCCGAAGGAGCATCCACCTTGTGGCGGTGGTGGGCTTCGATGATTTCGATGTCGTAACCGGTATTCAGGATCTTGGCTGCGACTTCGAGCAGCTTGAAGGTGGCATTGACTCCCACGCTCATATTCGGCGCGAAGACGATCGCCAATCCCTGGCTGGCTTCGCGCAAGGTGAGTTTCTGCGCTTCGGAGAACCCAGTGGTGCCGATGATCATCTTGACGCCCGCGCGGCGCGCAACGGCCAAGTGCTCGAGCGTGCCCTCGGGGCGTGTAAAGTCGATCAGGAACTCAGCGTCGGACAGGCCGCTGCGGATGTCGTCGGTGATCTTGACTCCGGTTTCCCGCCCGAGGAAGGCCCCTGCATCCTGGCCCAGCGCGGCACTGCCGGCGCGATCCAAAGCACCGGCCAGGGTGGCGTCGGCCGTATTCAACACGGTTTCGATCAGCATGCGGCCCATGCGGCCGGAAGCTCCTGCAATAGCGATCTTCATCGTCAGCCTTACTTCGGAAGTACGAACATACCCGATTGGGAAGTGATCGGCGGCGTGGGCACCGTGGATGGCGCCGACCCGCTGGGCTGCGACGCAGCGGCAGCGGAAGCGCTGGATGCCGACGCGGGCTCGCTCGCCGGTGCCGGTGCCGGTGCCGGTGCCGGTGCCGCAGGCGCCGCGGCGGCGGCCGCAGACGCCGCGGCGGCGGCCGCAGACGCCGCGGCCGGGCTCGAGGCGGGCGCCGCAGCGACGGCGGACGCCGGCTCCGGCGCCTCCGGCTTACCCTTCTGGCCGTCGATCTCCCGCACCAGTTCGTTCTCGGACGGCAAATTCTCGCCGCCGCTCCAGCTCACCAGTTGATCGCCCTCGAAATTGAGGGTCAACCGCCGCTCCTGCACCACCTCGGTATTGCCGCGCTTGAAGTAGAAAATGTAGTCCCACCGATTGTCGTGGAACATGTCCGTCAGCAGCGGCGTCCCGATCAGCAGGCGCACCTGCTCGCGCGTCATTCCCTTGTGCAGCTGGGAATAGGCCTCCTTGGAGACGAAGTTGCCCTGCACGATGTTGATGCGGTACGGGGTAATGTGATCAGCAATCGTGCTGGTCACGCTGTTGTAAGTCGAGCAGCCTGCCAGTGTCAGCAAAGCTCCGGCCACGCATAAGGTAAGGGAACGACGCAAATCGGACTCTCTTCTAAAATGTGACTTCATGACAAACCGCGAGATGCAGCGGATTCCGTTTCGGCTGTCCGCCGATGACAAAAGGCATTATTATTGGGGCTGTATTGTACTCTAGGGACGTCCAGCAATGCCGAATCCCGCCGATCTGAAAAACATCGGTCTGAAAGCCACGCTGCCGCGCCTCAAAATTCTGGAAATTTTCCAGAACAGCGAGGTCAGGCATCTGACTGCCGAAGATGTCTACCGACATCTGCTCAATGAACAGCTCGATATCGGATTGGCCACCGTATACCGCGTCCTGACCCAATTCGAGCAAGCCGGCCTGCTCTCGCGCAGCAACTTCGAATCCGGCAAGGCGGTTTTCGAGCTGAACGAGGGGCATCATCATGATCACCTCGTTTGCCTCGACTGCGGCCGTGTCGAGGAATTTTTCGACTCGGAAATCGAGCGGCGCCAGAAGCTGATCGCCAAGGAGCGCGGGTTCGCGCTGCAGGAGCATTCGCTGGCCATGTACGGCAGCTGCACCAAGACCGACTGCCCGTATCGCCATCGCACCTGAGGCGCCCGCGCCCTAACCAGTCCCCCCTCAAAACGCAAAGCCGCTGGAACATCCAGCGGCTTTGCGTTAGTGCCGGCCAGTCCCGCGCGCGCGGGGCTCACCGGAACACTTCGATTACTTCGCGCTCATCAGGGCGACCGTGGTGTCGAGCATGCGGTTGCTGAAACCCCACTCGTTGTCATACCACGACGACACCTTGACGAGGTTGCCGGACACTTTGGTCAACGTCGCGTCGAAAGTCGACGATGCCGGATTGTGATTGAAGTCGACGGACACCAGCGGCGCGGTGTTGTAATCGAGAATCCCCTTCAGTTCGCCCTCGGAAGCCGCCTTGAGAATCGCGTTGACTTCATCGACGGTCGTTTCGCGCTTGGCGATAAAGGACAGATCGACCAGCGACACGTTGATGGTGGGTACACGAATCGCGAAACCGTCCAGCTTGCCGTTGAGTTCCGGCAGCACCAGGCCGACTGCGGAGGCAGCGCCGGTCTTCGTCGGGATCATGCTCATCGTTGCCGAGCGCGCGCGGCGCAGATCTTCATGGTAGACGTCGGTCAGCACCTGGTCGTTGGTGTAGGCATGGACCGTGGTCATCAGGCCCGAGACGACACCCAGCTTGTCGTGCAGCGGCTTGACCAGCGGCGCCAGACAGTTGGTGGTACAGGATGCGTTCGAGATGACCGTGTGCTCGGCCTTCAGGACGTTGTGATTGACGCCATAGACCACGGTCGCATCGACATCCTTGCCGCCCGGTGCCGAGATGATGACTTTCTTTGCGCCGCCTTTCAAATGGGCGCTGGCCTTTTCCTTGCTGGTGAAAAAGCCCGTGCACTCGAGCACCACGTCGACGCCCAGTTCGCCCCACGGCAGCTCGGCCGGATTGCGGTTGGCCAGCACGCGGATCTTGTCGCCATTGACCACCATGTAATCGCCGTCGACCGCGACCGTGCCGGGGAACTTGCCATGCGCGGTATCGTACTGCGTCAGGTGAGCGTTGGTCTGAGCGTTGCCCAGATCGTTGATGGCGACAATCTGGATGTCGTGCTTCTTGCCGCTTTCGTAGTGGGCGCGCAGCACATTGCGTCCAATCCGGCCGTAGCCGTTAATAGCAACGCGAATCGTCATGGAAGTTCTCCGTGATAGGTTGAAATCGAGAATCAGGCAATCACCGCTTTGACCGTGGCCACCACTTTCTCCACGGTAAAGCCGAAATGTTTGAACAGCGCACCCGCAGGCGCCGACTCGCCGAACGTGTCGATACCGACGACGCCGCCCTCGAGCCCGACATACTTGTGCCAGAAGTCGGTCACGCCGGCCTCGATCGCCACGCGCGGCATCCCCTTGGGCAACACGCTGGCGCGATAGGCGGCTTCCTGGCGGTCGAACACCGTGGTCGCCGGCATGGAGACCACCCGTGCGGCGATACCTTCTTCGGCAAGCACAGCGGCCGCCTTGAGCGCCAGATCGACTTCGGAGCCGGTGGCCAGCAGCGCGACCTTGGCATTGGCCGCATCGCGCAGTACGTAGCCGCCGCGGCCGATCGCAGCGATCTGGTCAGCCTCGCGCGCCACGAATGGCAGGTTCTGGCGACTGAAGATCAGGCAGCTCGGTCCGCTCTGATTGGCGCCGTGGCGTTCGACCGCGGCGATCCACGCGACAGCCGACTCGACCGTGTCGCACGGACGCCAGACATCCATGTGCGGAATCAGGCGCAGGCTCGACACATGCTCGATCGATTGATGAGTCGGGCCGTCTTCGCCAAGCCCGATCGAATCGTGGGTGAACACGAAAATCGAGCGGATTTTCATCAGCGCCGCCATGCGCAGCGCGTTTCGGCTGTAATCGGAAAAGGTCAGGAAAGTGCCGCCGAACGGGATGTAGCCGCCATGCAGGGCAATGCCGTTGAGGATCGCGCTCATGCCGAACTCGCGCACGCCATAGTTGACGTGATTGCCCCACTGCAGCCCTTCGTTGGAGGTGCGCACCGCCTTGCAGGCCTTCCAGTTCGTCAGGTTGGAGCCGGTCAGATCGGCCGAGCCGCCCAGGAACTCGGGCAGTACCGCCGCCAGGCCGTCGATCGCCTGCTGCGATGCCTTGCGGGTGGCGACCGTCTCGCCCTTTTCGTTGGTGCGGGCGATCAGCGCCGCGGTCGCGGCTTGCCAATCAGCCGGCAGTTCACCCTTCATGCGACGCTCGAACTCTCCGGCCTCGGCCGGATAATGCTTGCGGTAAGCCTCGAATGCCTCGCTCCAGGCGGCCTCCCGCGCAGCGCCCGCAGCCTTGGCATCCCATGCCGCATAGACATCGGCGGGAATTTCGAACGGGGCCGCCTGCCAACCCAGCGCCTCGCGCGTGGCGGCGATTTCCTCCGCGCCCAGCGCCGCGCCGTGCACGTCGTGGGTGCCTTGCTTGTGCGGCGACCCTTTGCCGATGGTGGTCTTGCAGCAAATCAGCGTCGGCCGGTCGGACCGCTTGGCAGCCGCAATCGCCGCATCGACCGCGTCGACGTCGTGCCCGTCGACGGCATGGATCACGTGCCAGCCGTAGGCCTCGAAACGCTTGGGCGTGTCGTCGCCGAACCAGTGAATGACCTCGCCATCGATTGAAATGCCGTTATCGTCATACAGTGCGATCAGCTTGTTCAGACGCAGCGTGCCGGCCAGCGAGCAGGCCTCATGGGAGATCCCCTCCATCAGGCACCCGTCGCCGAGAAACACATAGGTGTAATGGTCGACGATACTCGCCTCGGGCTTGTTGAATTCCTTCGCCAGCAAGGCTTCGGCCAAAGCCATGCCGACCGCGTTGGCCAACCCTTGACCCAGCGGCCCGGTGGTGGTCTCGACGCCGGGCGTCATGCCGTACTCGGGGTGCCCCGGGGTTTTGCTGTGGAGCTGCCGGAAGTTCTTGAGCTCGCTCATCGGCAAATCGTAGCCGCTCAGGTGCAGCAGCGAGTACAGCAACATCGAGCCGTGGCCGTTGGACAGCACGAACCGATCGCGATCGGCCCACAGCGGATTGGCGGGGTTGTGCCGCAAATGCCGGCCCCACAGGGCGACGGCGATCTCGGCCATGCCCATCGGCATGCCGGGGTGGCCAGAGTTGGCCTGCTGCACGGCGTCCATGGCCAGGGCGCGGATCGCGTTGGCCATCAACGCATTTTTCGGGTTTGAAAGATTCATCATGGGACCGACCGGAAGAGCGGGACTCCCCGCCGTTTTGGGCGGACGAGCTGCGCAAGAACCCCTGCTTGGAAAACTTCAGATTTTAACAGATGCGGGGTACCGTCGGGCATCTGGCCGCGCCGCTATAATTTTCGGCATACCGTCCCAAAACACTCTCATGCCAGGCTTCCAATCGCCCACTGCCGCCGCACCGCCGACCGACACGGAGGATCACGCTGCCGGCCTCCTGCTCGAATGGCTGGCGCCGCACACTGCGCTCGGGCTCAAGAACGCCGTACTGGTGGAGTCGATTCAGTCTCCCTACCAGCGCATCGATGTGTACGACACCCCGCAATTCGGCAGGGCCTATCGCCTGGACGGGCGGTTCATGGCCTCCGAGGGGGATGAATATTTCTATCACGAGTGCATCGTCCACCCCGCGGCGCTGAGCCTGCCCGCATTGCGCTCGGCGCTCATCGTCGGCGGCGGCGACGGCGGCTCCGCGCGGGAAATCCTCAAATATCCCGGGGTGGAGCGTGTCGTCGTCGCTGAACTCGATGCGCAGGTCATCGAAGTCACGCGCCGCCATCTACCCGGCATTGCCTGCGGCGCCTTCGACGATCCACGCCTGCGCATCTGCGTTGGCGATGGTCGTGACTATGTTGCTCAGGCGAATGCTCGGGGCGAGCAGTTCGACATGGTGGTGTTCGACCTCACCGAAGCCGATGGTTCGGCCAGCGCACTGCATGCCGAGGCGTTCTTCGAACAGATCAAACAACTGCTGGGACCGCACGGCGTGCTTTGCCTGCATCTGGGCGCCCCGCTATTCCAGGCCGAGCTGGTTCGCCGCTTACTGCACGACCTGGGCGCCTGCTTCACGCACGTTCGCCCCGGGACCCTGTACATTCCGCTGTATGGGACGCTTTGGGCTTTCGCCTGCGCCAGCCAAACGCACGATCCCGCAACCTTGTCACCCGCGACGATCGACAGGCGTCTGCGCGAATTCGGGATGACCGGCTTGCGGTATTACAATGCTGAGCTTCATCCGGCGCTATTCGCACTGCCAACCGCACTCAGGCGCAGCCTGTTGCCATGACCGTGGCGCCTTGATCTCACTTGCAGGCGCAGCGTATCGCGCCGAGTACTCGAGCACAGGAGAATCTCCATGACCGACCCCCGCCCGGCGCATGCCCCTTGGCTCACACCGTACCTGACGGTGCGCGACGCCAGGGCCTGCACGGCATTCTACCGAGACGCCTTCGGTTTTGCGGTGCGTGATCAGGTCGATGACGACGGTATCGTCATGCATGTGGAAATGACCTATCACGGCGACCTGATCGTCATGTTCGCGCCCGAGGGTGCGTTCGGCACGACGGCCAAGGCACCGCGCTCGTCGGGGGTCGAAGCGTCGCAGAGCTTTTACGTTTATTGCGATGATGTCGACGAGTTGTACGCCAGAGCGGTTGCCGCCGGCGCGATGGGCATCATGCCGCCGCAGGATCAGTTTTGGGGCGACCGTTTCTGCCAGCTGGAAGATATCGACGGTTACCGCTGGGGGTTCGCCAAACCGCTGGGCCGCCGGTCATGACATCCTCAGCCGGCACGCCGCGCTTTTTCATCCCCGATTCACTGCAGGTCGACACGACAATAACGTTGCCCGCCGACGTGGCTCGCCACCTGCAGGTCCTGCGACTCAGACCGGGCGAAGACATCACGCTGTTCAACGGTCTCGGAGGCGAATACCTCGCACGCCTGGAGGATGTTGCAAAGAAGCACGTCATTGTTGCCGTGCTGGCACATGTCCCTCGCGAGGTCGAGCCGCCCTACCGGGTCGTGCTGGCCCAGGGCGTCGCCGGCGGCGACAAAATGGATTGGCTGATCGAGAAAAGCGTTGAACTGGGCGTTCACGCCATCCAACCGCTGATGACGGAGAAATGTGTGACCCGCCTTGGCGGCGAACGCGCCGAGCGGCGCGTGGCGCACTGGCAAGCGGTGGTGAGCGCCGCCTGCGAGCAATGCGGGCGCAACAGCGTGCCGGCCGTCGCGCCCATCATGGCGTTTGCGGATTGGATTTCGAGCGTGCGCGACGAACGTCAAATTCGTGTGCTATTGTCTCCGCGAGCGTCCGTGGGGTTCGAATCTTTACCGGCAACGGCGCCTGCCGAGCCGGTCGTGTTGCTGATCGGCCCCGAGGGCGGTTTGTCGAACCCGGAGGAAGAGCAGGCGGGCGAAGCCGGATTTGCCGCGCTGAGCCTGGGTCAGCGGGTGCTTCGTACGGAGACCGCCGGCATTGCGACGCTCGCCGCGCTGGCCACACGCTGGCACGGCTGGTAGCACATCGTACGTCCGTAAATGCTGTGGGCGCTTTTGCCTCGATAGGAGACTGTTATGGGTTTGCTCGATTCAATTCTGGGTGCGGCAGATGGCGCCACATCCGGCGGTAACGATAGCCCCGCAGCGGGTGGCAGCGATCCGAAAATGAGGTTGCTCATGGGCGTGCTCAGCATGATCGCCAGCCATCAGGGGAATCAGGCGAGCACCCAACAGGGGCAGAGCGGCCTGCTCGGATCACTGGGTGGACTGCTTGGCGGCGCGGGCAACGGCGGCGGTCTGGCCGGCATGCTCGAGGGTGCATTGAACAGCGCTCAAGGCAATGGCGCCGGCGCGGCCCCGCAAATGGCGGGGGGGCTCGGCGGGTTGACCGAATTGCTGCGTAACAGCGGCCTGGGCGACGCCGTCGAATCCTGGATTGGCACGGGCGCCAATCAGTCCGTTTCGGCCGAGCAGGTCGGACAGGCGCTCGACCAGAGCGGTCACCTCCAGCAGCTGGCAGATGCCGCCGGCATTTCGAAGGATCAGGCCGCGCAGCACCTGTCGGAGTTGTTGCCGGAGATCATCAATCGATTGACGCCCAATGGCAGCTTGCCGGAAGGCCAGCTCAATCTCGGCAGTCTGGCAGGGCAGCTTCTGAACCGCTGAGAGTCACGCTGGGGACAGCGGGAGCGCGACGCAGCGCTCTCGCCGTCAGGCGAACGAGTAGAAAACGCGGAAGTTGATTTTGCGCTCCGCCCAGAACTCAGCGGCGTCACGGAATACGTCCAGCAATGTCTCCCGCGCTTCCTTGTCGAACTTCGGCGTTGCGGGGAGCCCTTCGAGCACAATGACGAAACCGGGTTGCGGCCCCGCCTTCCAAACCAGATCCGTCACGCTGTCGTGCAGCGCGTCGAAATTCTTGCCGAAGTGCTTCGGAAACATGAACGAACTGGCGATGACGTCGAGCACCTCCGCCTTGGTTTGCGCATGCGCGCAATTGGCGTAGAGGAAATGCTGCCCCAGCCGCTCGGCTTCGGCCGCCAGCTCGGGCACCCGGAAGGCGCGGATCGACTGCACGATGTTCGGTCTGACGGTCTTGAAAAGACTCATATCTCCCTCGTCGGACAACAAATGACGGCGCTGCGCCCGCTCGGTGCTTTGCAGGTGCACCACTTGTCTGAACAAGTTATTTTCACCCGCACCGAATTGATCCGTCAAAACACGCTCCTGTGCGAAAACCTGCTCGTTCATCCTGCTGTCATTCCTCGATAAATTGGAAACTGTTGTAGTGGTCGCCAGTGTAGTAACAATTCCGCGCGGCGCGCTGGTCGCCGCCGCAAACGATGCGCCTGGCGCCACGATTGTGCGCGCCTCGCGTCGGGACGGTGTACTCGTGGTAATACCCTCGAGGCCGCCTGGGCAGTCGCTTCTCGTAATTGCCGAATACCACGCCGTCCTTGGCATACGGAAACGGGCCACCGCGGCGAATCGTCGCAAGCGTTCGCTGCGCAGCGCGGGGCAATTGACTCTCGGCGACAGTGCCCAGATGACCCGTCATCGCCGGTTCGGCCCACGCCCTCGGTGCACGGGCTTGCGCGTCGGCCATGCCAAACGCAAGGCTCGCCGCGACTCCCAATGCCAACAACCCGCGATAGAGCCACCGGCCTGATTTCATATTTTGCAATGCGCTGCGGCGAATGCTGAGTGATTTCGCCTGATTGGGTGAAGGTGCAAGGGTATCGCTATATGAACCGATAATCAATGTCGGTTTACATTTTGAAATCATTCCCTGCACCCGCAAGCGAATGCAATCTAACTATCAATGATAGTGTGTGCTCACACTCATTTTTCAAGGATCGCCAATGAAAACGCCGGCTCGAGGCCGGCGTTTTCGATCTCACGTCAATGTTGATCGATTATCTATGCTGCGCCGCAGCATCCGCGACGACCAGCGCGACCATATTGATGATCCGCCGAACCGTGGCAGATTCGGTCAAAATGTGCACCGGTTTGGCCGCACCCAACAAAATCGGCCCGATAGCGACGTTATTGCCCGCCGCAGTCTTCAGCAAATTGTAGGCAATGTTGGCCGCATCGATATTCGGCAGCACCAGCAGGTTTGCCTGGCCATGCAGGGTCGAATCCGGCATGATCCTGGCGCGCAGCGCGGGGTCAAGGGCGCAATCACCATGCATTTCACCGTCGACTTCCAACTCGGGCGCCCGTTCGTGCAGGATCGCCAGCGTTTCCCGCAACTTGGATGCGCTCGGCGCATCGCTGGTCCCGAAATTCGAGTGAGACACCAGCGCTACCTTGGGCTCGATACCAAAACGCCGAATTTCTTCGGCCGCCATCAGCGTGATTTCGGCCAGGTCCGCGGCATTGGGGTCCTGGTTAATATGCGTGTCGACAAGGAAAATTTGCCGATCGGGCAACACCAGCGCATTCATGGCGCCATAGACTTTCCCGCCTGGGCGCTTGCCGATCACCCGATCGATGAAATGCAAGTGGCGGCCCGGCGTGCTGACCGTGCCGCAAATCATGCCGTCGGCCTCGCCCTTGGAGAGCAGCATCGCGCCGATCAGCGTGGTACGCCGGCGCATTTCGACGCGGGCATAGGAAGACGTCACGCCCTTGCGTGCCGTCAGGCGATGATAGGTCTCCCAGTAATCGCGATAGCGCTCGTCGTGCTCCGGGTTGACAACGGTATAGTCGACGCCCTCGTGCAGACGCAGGCCATAGCGTTCGATGCGCTTTTCGATCACGGCGGGCCGCCCGATCAGAATCGGCTTGGCGATACGCTCGTCGATCACGATCTGCACGGCGCGCAGCACGCGCTCTTCCTCGCCCTCGCAGAACACAATGCGCTTTTGCTCGGGCGGCGTCTGGCGTGCGACCGCAAACAACGGCTTCATCAGCGAGCCGCTCTGATAAACAAACTGCTGAAGCTGCTGCGCATAAGCGTCCATGTCCGCCAACGGGCGAGTCGCCACACCGGCATCCATGGCGGCCTGGGCAACCGCCGGCGCGACCTTGACGATCAAACGCGGATCGAAAGGCTTCGGAATCAGGTATTCGGGGCCGAACGAGAGGTTCTCGATGCCGTATGCGGTGGCGACGATGTCGCTTTGCTCCTGCCGCGCCAGCTCGGCCAGCGCATTGACCGCGGCGATTTCCATCGACCGGGTAATAGTGGTCGCACCGACGTCGAGGGCGCCGCGGAAAATAAACGGAAAGCAAAGGACGTTGTTGACCTGGTTCGGATAGTCGGTGCGGCCGGTCGCCATGATCGCATCCGGCCGGGCCGCTTTCGCCACTTCCGGAGCGATTTCCGGATTGGGGTTGGCCAGCGCGAAAATCAGCGGGGACGGCGCCATTTCCTTGACCATCTCGGGCTTGAGCACGCCGGCGGCCGACAGGCCGAGAAACACGTCCGCGCCGCCGATCACGTCGCCGAGCTTGCGAGCATCGGTTTGTTGGGCGAACCGCGATTTTTCCTCGTCCATCAATTCGGTGCGGCCTTCATAGACAACCCCGACGATATCCGACACCCAGATATTCTTCAGCGGCAAACCGATATCGACCAGCAGATCCAGGCAGGCCAGAGCCGCGGCACCGGCGCCGGAGCACACCAGTTTGACCTCGCTGATATCCTTGCCGACGACCTTCAGGCCATTCAACACGGCTGCGGCAACGACGATGGCCGTGCCATGCTGGTCATCGTGGAACACCGGGATTTTCATGCGCTCGCGCAGTTTGCGCTCGACGATAAAGCATTCCGGGGCCTTGATATCCTCGAGATTGATCGCGCCGAAAGTCGGTTCCAGGGCCGCAATGATGTCAACCAGCTTTTCGGGGTC
It contains:
- the dapB gene encoding 4-hydroxy-tetrahydrodipicolinate reductase: MKIAIAGASGRMGRMLIETVLNTADATLAGALDRAGSAALGQDAGAFLGRETGVKITDDIRSGLSDAEFLIDFTRPEGTLEHLAVARRAGVKMIIGTTGFSEAQKLTLREASQGLAIVFAPNMSVGVNATFKLLEVAAKILNTGYDIEIIEAHHRHKVDAPSGTALRMGEVVAEALGRDLQACAIYGREGVTGERDPSTIGFSTIRGGDIVGDHTVLFAGIGERIEITHKSSSRLSYAQGSIRAARFLQGKTQGLFDMQDVLGLR
- a CDS encoding outer membrane protein assembly factor BamE, with amino-acid sequence MRRSLTLCVAGALLTLAGCSTYNSVTSTIADHITPYRINIVQGNFVSKEAYSQLHKGMTREQVRLLIGTPLLTDMFHDNRWDYIFYFKRGNTEVVQERRLTLNFEGDQLVSWSGGENLPSENELVREIDGQKGKPEAPEPASAVAAAPASSPAAASAAAAAASAAAAAAPAAPAPAPAPAPASEPASASSASAAAASQPSGSAPSTVPTPPITSQSGMFVLPK
- the fur gene encoding ferric iron uptake transcriptional regulator translates to MPNPADLKNIGLKATLPRLKILEIFQNSEVRHLTAEDVYRHLLNEQLDIGLATVYRVLTQFEQAGLLSRSNFESGKAVFELNEGHHHDHLVCLDCGRVEEFFDSEIERRQKLIAKERGFALQEHSLAMYGSCTKTDCPYRHRT
- the gap gene encoding type I glyceraldehyde-3-phosphate dehydrogenase; its protein translation is MTIRVAINGYGRIGRNVLRAHYESGKKHDIQIVAINDLGNAQTNAHLTQYDTAHGKFPGTVAVDGDYMVVNGDKIRVLANRNPAELPWGELGVDVVLECTGFFTSKEKASAHLKGGAKKVIISAPGGKDVDATVVYGVNHNVLKAEHTVISNASCTTNCLAPLVKPLHDKLGVVSGLMTTVHAYTNDQVLTDVYHEDLRRARSATMSMIPTKTGAASAVGLVLPELNGKLDGFAIRVPTINVSLVDLSFIAKRETTVDEVNAILKAASEGELKGILDYNTAPLVSVDFNHNPASSTFDATLTKVSGNLVKVSSWYDNEWGFSNRMLDTTVALMSAK
- the tkt gene encoding transketolase, whose translation is MMNLSNPKNALMANAIRALAMDAVQQANSGHPGMPMGMAEIAVALWGRHLRHNPANPLWADRDRFVLSNGHGSMLLYSLLHLSGYDLPMSELKNFRQLHSKTPGHPEYGMTPGVETTTGPLGQGLANAVGMALAEALLAKEFNKPEASIVDHYTYVFLGDGCLMEGISHEACSLAGTLRLNKLIALYDDNGISIDGEVIHWFGDDTPKRFEAYGWHVIHAVDGHDVDAVDAAIAAAKRSDRPTLICCKTTIGKGSPHKQGTHDVHGAALGAEEIAATREALGWQAAPFEIPADVYAAWDAKAAGAAREAAWSEAFEAYRKHYPAEAGEFERRMKGELPADWQAATAALIARTNEKGETVATRKASQQAIDGLAAVLPEFLGGSADLTGSNLTNWKACKAVRTSNEGLQWGNHVNYGVREFGMSAILNGIALHGGYIPFGGTFLTFSDYSRNALRMAALMKIRSIFVFTHDSIGLGEDGPTHQSIEHVSSLRLIPHMDVWRPCDTVESAVAWIAAVERHGANQSGPSCLIFSRQNLPFVAREADQIAAIGRGGYVLRDAANAKVALLATGSEVDLALKAAAVLAEEGIAARVVSMPATTVFDRQEAAYRASVLPKGMPRVAIEAGVTDFWHKYVGLEGGVVGIDTFGESAPAGALFKHFGFTVEKVVATVKAVIA
- the speE gene encoding polyamine aminopropyltransferase, whose protein sequence is MPGFQSPTAAAPPTDTEDHAAGLLLEWLAPHTALGLKNAVLVESIQSPYQRIDVYDTPQFGRAYRLDGRFMASEGDEYFYHECIVHPAALSLPALRSALIVGGGDGGSAREILKYPGVERVVVAELDAQVIEVTRRHLPGIACGAFDDPRLRICVGDGRDYVAQANARGEQFDMVVFDLTEADGSASALHAEAFFEQIKQLLGPHGVLCLHLGAPLFQAELVRRLLHDLGACFTHVRPGTLYIPLYGTLWAFACASQTHDPATLSPATIDRRLREFGMTGLRYYNAELHPALFALPTALRRSLLP
- a CDS encoding VOC family protein, with product MTDPRPAHAPWLTPYLTVRDARACTAFYRDAFGFAVRDQVDDDGIVMHVEMTYHGDLIVMFAPEGAFGTTAKAPRSSGVEASQSFYVYCDDVDELYARAVAAGAMGIMPPQDQFWGDRFCQLEDIDGYRWGFAKPLGRRS
- a CDS encoding 16S rRNA (uracil(1498)-N(3))-methyltransferase, with amino-acid sequence MTSSAGTPRFFIPDSLQVDTTITLPADVARHLQVLRLRPGEDITLFNGLGGEYLARLEDVAKKHVIVAVLAHVPREVEPPYRVVLAQGVAGGDKMDWLIEKSVELGVHAIQPLMTEKCVTRLGGERAERRVAHWQAVVSAACEQCGRNSVPAVAPIMAFADWISSVRDERQIRVLLSPRASVGFESLPATAPAEPVVLLIGPEGGLSNPEEEQAGEAGFAALSLGQRVLRTETAGIATLAALATRWHGW
- a CDS encoding YidB family protein, which produces MRLLMGVLSMIASHQGNQASTQQGQSGLLGSLGGLLGGAGNGGGLAGMLEGALNSAQGNGAGAAPQMAGGLGGLTELLRNSGLGDAVESWIGTGANQSVSAEQVGQALDQSGHLQQLADAAGISKDQAAQHLSELLPEIINRLTPNGSLPEGQLNLGSLAGQLLNR
- a CDS encoding barstar family protein, with amino-acid sequence MNEQVFAQERVLTDQFGAGENNLFRQVVHLQSTERAQRRHLLSDEGDMSLFKTVRPNIVQSIRAFRVPELAAEAERLGQHFLYANCAHAQTKAEVLDVIASSFMFPKHFGKNFDALHDSVTDLVWKAGPQPGFVIVLEGLPATPKFDKEARETLLDVFRDAAEFWAERKINFRVFYSFA
- a CDS encoding ribonuclease domain-containing protein, which translates into the protein MKSGRWLYRGLLALGVAASLAFGMADAQARAPRAWAEPAMTGHLGTVAESQLPRAAQRTLATIRRGGPFPYAKDGVVFGNYEKRLPRRPRGYYHEYTVPTRGAHNRGARRIVCGGDQRAARNCYYTGDHYNSFQFIEE